One region of Priestia megaterium genomic DNA includes:
- a CDS encoding YlbF family regulator — MLTTMRTVELLDESDHVANMVLQSDVAENYRQCLYRLNKDSHAQALIAQFVKIKEQYEDVQRFGKYHPDYKTITRQVRDVKRQVDLHATIAAFKKAENELQKLLDEISVILGQAVSEHVKVPTGNPFFDTGSSCGGGCGSGGSCGCSA, encoded by the coding sequence ATGCTGACAACAATGAGAACTGTTGAATTACTCGACGAGTCTGATCACGTAGCGAACATGGTGTTACAATCAGACGTAGCCGAGAACTATCGTCAATGTTTATATAGATTAAATAAAGATTCACATGCACAGGCATTAATTGCTCAATTTGTGAAAATAAAGGAACAGTATGAGGATGTTCAGCGATTTGGAAAATATCATCCTGACTATAAAACCATTACGAGACAAGTACGTGATGTAAAGCGTCAAGTTGATTTACATGCGACAATCGCTGCGTTCAAAAAAGCAGAAAATGAATTGCAAAAACTGCTTGATGAAATTAGCGTTATCCTTGGTCAAGCTGTTTCAGAGCATGTTAAAGTACCGACGGGAAATCCGTTTTTTGATACGGGAAGCAGCTGCGGCGGTGGCTGCGGATCTGGTGGAAGCTGCGGGTGCAGCGCATAA